One window from the genome of Pseudonocardia hierapolitana encodes:
- a CDS encoding GntR family transcriptional regulator, which yields MESDPAPREPNALVDETAAAIRARIMSGEIPIGAQLRQADLAATLGVSRTPIREALRQLQAGGLIEVLPRRGAVVRVPAPWEVREAYEVRAELEGLACVRAVGEITQEQLDELRRTIDVLREDPSASGEADSPTTAANDRFHALIHEIAGNERLARTIRDVNDAFPRNVSALVLRDNPRLRSNNLAQHQRVVEALAANDGELARQVMRDHVIAAGEALARWYERRSQTVFRG from the coding sequence GTGGAATCCGACCCGGCTCCCCGGGAGCCGAACGCTCTCGTCGACGAGACCGCTGCCGCGATCCGTGCGCGGATCATGTCGGGCGAGATCCCGATCGGGGCCCAGCTGCGCCAGGCCGACCTGGCCGCGACGCTCGGCGTCAGCCGCACACCGATCCGGGAGGCGCTGCGCCAGCTCCAGGCCGGCGGGCTGATCGAGGTCCTGCCCCGGCGCGGGGCCGTGGTACGGGTGCCTGCGCCGTGGGAGGTCCGGGAGGCCTACGAGGTACGGGCCGAGCTGGAGGGGCTCGCCTGTGTGCGCGCCGTCGGCGAGATCACGCAGGAGCAGCTCGACGAGCTGCGCCGCACCATCGACGTGCTGCGCGAGGACCCGTCCGCGAGCGGTGAGGCCGACTCCCCGACCACCGCGGCGAACGACCGGTTCCACGCGCTCATCCACGAGATCGCCGGGAACGAGCGGCTCGCCCGCACCATCCGCGACGTCAACGACGCGTTCCCGCGCAACGTCTCCGCGCTCGTGCTCCGGGACAACCCACGGCTGCGCAGCAACAACCTCGCCCAGCACCAGCGTGTCGTCGAGGCGCTCGCTGCGAACGACGGCGAGCTCGCGCGCCAGGTGATGCGTGACCACGTGATCGCCGCCGGTGAGGCCCTCGCCCGCTGGTACGAGCGACGGTCGCAGACGGTGTTCCGCGGCTGA
- a CDS encoding zinc-dependent alcohol dehydrogenase — protein sequence MTTVIAERELRFERAGRLRWHERAAPRLQDQTDALVRPFLAGRCDGDTLPIHRPVSRALQAGLALGLVDPVVGRICGSVPFRGPFPIGHECVAEIVELGSEVTELRVGQQVIVPWAVSCGSCPRCVRGLTSACDRTDGALAAFGFGSSCGPWGGMIADSVRVPYAAHMLVPVPPGVPAERVAAASDNLADAWRAVVPALSDRPGGSVLILGGGARSIGLYAAGLAVAHGAGVVDYVDRSAGRREIAESFGARVPARPDRPHRGYDVVVEAGSTAAGLRQALRSAAPGGVCTAVGYYLATGTRVPLMHMYATDVTLRLGVSHARALLPELLEFVRRTGFPAERVTTVTADWDDAPTAYATRTTKLVLRRDPVSAG from the coding sequence ATGACGACTGTTATAGCCGAGCGGGAGCTCAGGTTCGAACGCGCCGGGCGGCTGCGCTGGCACGAGCGGGCGGCGCCGCGGCTGCAGGACCAGACGGACGCGCTGGTCCGCCCGTTCCTGGCCGGCCGGTGTGACGGTGACACGCTGCCGATCCACCGACCCGTCTCGCGGGCGCTGCAGGCGGGATTGGCGCTCGGGCTGGTCGACCCGGTGGTCGGGCGGATCTGCGGATCGGTCCCGTTCCGCGGCCCGTTCCCGATCGGGCACGAGTGCGTCGCGGAGATCGTCGAGCTCGGGTCCGAGGTCACGGAGCTGCGGGTCGGGCAGCAGGTGATCGTCCCGTGGGCGGTGTCCTGCGGGAGCTGCCCACGGTGTGTCCGCGGCCTGACCTCGGCGTGCGACCGGACCGACGGTGCGCTCGCCGCGTTCGGGTTCGGCTCGTCCTGCGGTCCGTGGGGCGGCATGATCGCCGACTCCGTGCGCGTTCCGTACGCCGCGCACATGCTCGTGCCGGTTCCGCCCGGGGTGCCTGCCGAGCGCGTCGCCGCGGCGAGCGACAACCTGGCCGACGCCTGGCGGGCCGTCGTCCCCGCGTTGTCCGACCGGCCCGGCGGCAGCGTGCTGATCCTCGGGGGCGGTGCCCGCAGCATCGGGCTGTACGCGGCGGGTCTCGCCGTCGCCCATGGCGCGGGCGTCGTCGACTACGTCGACCGCAGCGCCGGCCGCCGGGAGATCGCGGAGTCGTTCGGGGCGCGGGTGCCCGCGCGCCCGGACCGGCCGCACCGCGGGTACGACGTCGTGGTCGAGGCCGGTTCCACCGCAGCGGGGCTGCGCCAGGCTCTGCGCTCGGCCGCACCCGGCGGCGTGTGCACGGCGGTGGGCTACTACCTCGCCACCGGCACGCGGGTGCCCCTGATGCACATGTACGCCACGGACGTCACGTTGCGCCTCGGTGTCTCACACGCGCGCGCCCTGCTGCCCGAGCTGCTGGAGTTCGTGCGTCGTACCGGGTTCCCGGCCGAGCGGGTCACCACCGTCACCGCCGACTGGGACGATGCCCCCACCGCCTACGCCACCCGGACGACCAAGCTCGTGCTGCGACGCGACCCGGTCTCAGCCGGCTAG
- a CDS encoding Rieske 2Fe-2S domain-containing protein gives MLKQADNERVTRSGPGTPLGRLMRAYWQPAALVSEMPADRPVKAVRLLGEDLVLFRRDGGWGLVGRFCAHRGVDLSFGRLEDGGLRCLYHGWLYGPDGRCLEQPAEPEHSTFAARVRIPSYPCEERNGIVFAYLGEGDPPPFPDYDCFTAPDAYTFAFKGLWECNWLQGVEGGIDPSHVSFLHRFVGEDPREVYGQQFSEVVEGTDKKLSELVAENHRPDIEVEEAPHGLRVYAVRQLTERLKHVRVTNLVFPNAFVVPFGNDRVFCQWHVPIDDENHYWYMIFYDFAEETDKETLLAQRLAEVSLPDYRPLRNRSNDWGFDAAEQRDLTYTGMGLDINVHDQWAVESMGRVQDRTVERLGVSDRAITANRRLLLRAIDAFEAGRPTPGHPVDAAAACALTGPPAVDTIAPSENWEQAWRDREQQRRARSPWAAGA, from the coding sequence ATGCTGAAGCAGGCGGACAACGAGCGCGTCACGCGGTCCGGACCGGGCACTCCGCTGGGGCGGCTGATGCGCGCCTACTGGCAGCCCGCGGCGCTCGTGTCCGAGATGCCCGCGGACCGCCCGGTCAAGGCGGTGCGGCTGCTCGGCGAGGACCTGGTGCTGTTCCGCCGCGACGGCGGCTGGGGTCTCGTCGGCCGGTTCTGCGCGCACCGCGGCGTCGACCTGTCCTTCGGACGGCTGGAGGACGGCGGTCTGCGGTGCCTCTACCACGGCTGGCTCTACGGGCCCGACGGTCGCTGCCTGGAGCAGCCGGCCGAGCCGGAGCACTCCACGTTCGCCGCACGGGTGCGGATCCCGAGCTATCCGTGCGAGGAGCGCAACGGGATCGTCTTCGCCTACCTCGGCGAGGGCGACCCGCCCCCGTTCCCCGACTACGACTGCTTCACCGCCCCCGACGCGTACACGTTCGCGTTCAAGGGGCTCTGGGAGTGCAACTGGCTGCAGGGCGTCGAGGGCGGGATCGACCCGAGCCACGTGTCGTTCCTGCACCGGTTCGTGGGCGAGGACCCGCGCGAGGTGTACGGCCAGCAGTTCAGCGAGGTCGTCGAGGGCACCGACAAGAAGCTCTCGGAGCTGGTGGCGGAGAACCACCGGCCCGACATCGAGGTGGAGGAGGCCCCGCACGGGCTGCGGGTCTACGCGGTCCGGCAGCTCACCGAGCGGCTCAAGCACGTCCGGGTGACGAACCTGGTGTTCCCCAACGCTTTCGTCGTGCCGTTCGGCAACGATCGCGTCTTCTGCCAGTGGCACGTGCCGATCGACGACGAGAACCACTACTGGTACATGATCTTCTACGACTTCGCGGAGGAGACCGACAAAGAGACGCTGCTCGCCCAGCGGCTCGCCGAGGTCTCCCTCCCGGACTACCGGCCCCTGCGCAACCGGTCCAACGACTGGGGCTTCGACGCTGCGGAGCAGCGGGATCTGACCTACACGGGGATGGGGCTGGACATCAACGTCCACGACCAGTGGGCCGTCGAGAGCATGGGCCGGGTCCAGGACCGCACGGTGGAGCGGCTCGGCGTGTCCGACCGGGCGATCACCGCCAACCGGCGCCTGCTCCTGCGTGCGATCGACGCGTTCGAAGCCGGGCGCCCGACACCCGGCCACCCCGTCGACGCCGCAGCGGCGTGTGCTCTCACCGGGCCGCCGGCCGTCGACACGATCGCCCCGAGCGAGAACTGGGAACAGGCGTGGCGTGACCGGGAACAGCAGCGGCGGGCCCGATCGCCCTGGGCAGCCGGTGCGTAG
- a CDS encoding glutamine synthetase family protein has product MDERPVSEAGGGSAVRPMLAADREGFVARHELWDDAKHAAAAQLRRVVDELGVERVRIGFADQHGVVHGKTVTREALPAALRSGITVPSSLLLKDTAGRTVVPVFTADPGLGVGGFAGVGDVVLVPDPTTFRVLPWSRDTGWLLSDVHFPDGRPVPFCTRTLLREELGRLASRGFELTVGVELEFHVFGEPGPDGVPVPLTGGGQLLHEEGLDRHDDLVRTLHRGLTDLDLPVRSLELEFGPSQFEITLAARAAHLAADDVVLARAAIRQLCRRAGLRATFMCRPAGSTSASTGWHLHQSLRDDTGRAAMEAPGELLSSTGRHWLGGLLGHAAAGAVFCTPTVNGYKRYLPHSLAPDRVGWGVDNRAAMIRVLPARADGGARLENRAGEPAANPYLYVAAQVVAGRDGIATAADPGEPLDAPYSAPVAALPRSLGEALDALAADPVFERAWGSEVVSWYTALKRAEFERYLAHVSDWEQREYFGLL; this is encoded by the coding sequence GTGGACGAGCGCCCCGTCTCCGAGGCGGGCGGCGGGAGCGCCGTGCGCCCGATGCTCGCGGCCGACCGGGAGGGCTTCGTCGCCCGCCACGAGCTGTGGGACGACGCGAAACACGCCGCGGCCGCGCAGCTGCGGCGGGTGGTGGACGAGCTGGGCGTCGAGCGGGTGCGCATCGGGTTCGCCGACCAGCACGGGGTGGTGCACGGCAAGACCGTCACCCGGGAGGCGCTGCCGGCCGCTCTCCGCTCGGGGATCACGGTGCCGTCGTCGTTGCTGCTCAAGGACACCGCGGGCCGGACCGTCGTGCCGGTCTTCACGGCCGACCCCGGCCTCGGGGTCGGAGGCTTCGCCGGGGTGGGCGACGTCGTCCTGGTGCCGGACCCGACGACCTTCCGTGTGCTGCCGTGGTCGCGCGACACGGGGTGGCTGCTGTCCGACGTGCACTTCCCCGACGGGCGGCCGGTGCCGTTCTGCACCCGCACCCTGCTGCGCGAGGAGTTGGGCCGGCTCGCTTCCAGGGGGTTCGAGTTGACCGTCGGCGTGGAGCTGGAGTTCCACGTCTTCGGCGAGCCCGGCCCCGACGGCGTCCCGGTGCCGCTCACCGGTGGGGGGCAGCTCCTGCACGAGGAGGGCCTCGACCGCCACGACGACCTCGTCCGCACCCTGCACCGCGGGCTCACCGACCTCGACCTGCCCGTGCGCTCGCTCGAGCTGGAGTTCGGGCCGAGCCAGTTCGAGATCACCCTGGCTGCCCGCGCCGCCCACCTGGCGGCCGACGACGTCGTGCTGGCACGTGCCGCGATCCGGCAGCTGTGCAGGCGGGCGGGGCTGCGGGCCACGTTCATGTGCCGGCCGGCGGGCAGCACGTCGGCGAGCACCGGCTGGCACCTGCATCAGTCGCTGCGGGACGACACCGGGCGGGCCGCCATGGAGGCGCCGGGGGAGCTGCTCTCCTCGACCGGCCGGCATTGGCTCGGCGGACTCCTCGGGCACGCCGCGGCGGGAGCGGTGTTCTGCACGCCGACGGTCAACGGCTACAAGCGGTACCTGCCCCATTCCCTCGCGCCGGACCGCGTCGGATGGGGCGTCGACAACCGGGCCGCCATGATCCGGGTCCTGCCGGCCCGGGCCGACGGCGGAGCGAGGCTGGAGAACCGCGCGGGCGAGCCCGCCGCGAACCCGTACCTCTACGTCGCGGCCCAGGTGGTGGCCGGGAGGGACGGCATCGCGACCGCCGCCGATCCGGGGGAGCCCCTCGACGCGCCCTACAGCGCCCCGGTGGCGGCCCTGCCCCGCTCGCTCGGCGAGGCCCTCGACGCGCTGGCCGCCGACCCGGTGTTCGAGCGGGCCTGGGGGAGCGAGGTCGTCAGCTGGTACACCGCGCTCAAGCGGGCCGAGTTCGAGCGCTACCTCGCCCACGTCTCCGATTGGGAGCAGCGCGAGTACTTCGGTCTGCTCTGA
- a CDS encoding aldo/keto reductase, which yields MPYIAAEQRYEHDIYRRAGRSGLVLPRISLGLWHNFGEDKPREVQKAILFRAFDRGVTHIDLANNYGPPYGAAERTFGEILRHDLAPYRDELIISTKAGYDMWPGPYGDGGSRKYLTASLDQSLRRMGLDYVDVFYSHRRDPDTPLEETMGALASAVRAGKALYVGISSYSPEDTTRAAAILRELGTPLVLHQPRYSMLDRRIEQGEPSLLDVLDAEAVGAVVFSPLEQGVLTDRYLDGIPAGSRAAGGRYLTASAITEERIATVRRLAPIAAERGQSIAQLALAWVLRHDSVTSAIVGASSVAQLDANLDTLDHLELSPTELDSVEKALAG from the coding sequence ATGCCCTACATCGCCGCCGAGCAGCGCTACGAGCACGACATCTACCGCCGCGCCGGCCGGTCCGGCCTCGTCCTGCCCCGCATCTCGCTGGGCCTGTGGCACAACTTCGGCGAGGACAAGCCGCGCGAGGTGCAGAAGGCGATCCTCTTCCGGGCGTTCGACCGCGGCGTCACCCACATCGACCTCGCCAACAACTACGGCCCGCCCTACGGCGCGGCGGAGCGCACATTCGGCGAGATCCTGCGCCACGACCTGGCGCCCTACCGCGACGAGCTGATCATCTCGACGAAGGCCGGCTACGACATGTGGCCCGGTCCGTACGGCGACGGCGGCTCGCGCAAGTACCTCACCGCGAGCCTCGACCAGTCCCTGCGCCGCATGGGCCTCGACTACGTGGACGTCTTCTACAGCCACCGCCGCGACCCGGACACGCCCCTGGAAGAGACGATGGGTGCGCTCGCGAGCGCGGTGCGGGCCGGCAAGGCCCTGTACGTCGGCATCTCCTCGTACTCGCCGGAGGACACCACCCGCGCGGCCGCGATCCTGCGCGAGCTGGGCACGCCCCTCGTGCTGCACCAGCCGCGCTACTCGATGCTCGACCGCCGGATCGAGCAGGGCGAGCCGTCCCTGCTGGACGTCCTCGACGCCGAGGCCGTGGGCGCCGTCGTCTTCTCCCCGCTCGAACAGGGCGTGCTCACCGACCGCTACCTCGACGGCATCCCGGCCGGCTCGCGCGCCGCGGGCGGCCGCTACCTCACGGCGTCGGCCATCACCGAGGAGCGGATCGCGACCGTCCGCAGGCTCGCCCCGATCGCGGCGGAACGCGGGCAGAGCATCGCCCAGCTCGCGCTGGCGTGGGTGCTGCGGCACGACTCGGTGACGTCGGCGATAGTCGGGGCATCGAGCGTCGCCCAGCTCGACGCGAACCTCGACACCCTCGACCACCTCGAACTCTCCCCCACCGAGCTGGACTCCGTCGAGAAGGCACTAGCCGGCTGA
- a CDS encoding cysteine--tRNA ligase, whose protein sequence is MAGPTGHAVWESSSGTRSPETLRLAGEPLPLTIPARIYVCGITPYDVTHLGHASAFVWTDLIRQVIRMTGVDTVLTRNVTDVDDVLTRAAAERGRSYEEFGLIQEYWFDRDMAALHVRPPTHVPHARHHVEHVVRLASALLATGAAYERDGHVFFHGAHLPGAAGLTAEQAWALSAEYGDRPDDPLRDDPFDAPVWQPSGPGDPAWPSPWGAGRPGWHAECAAMALATLGGVVDVLAGGADLAFPHHAYQVAMAQAATGVPRFARRQVHVGIVGVGGAKMAKSTGNLVLVNDLLQSAPGAAVRLMLLDRRWNQAWEYRPGALRDATRLLEELYVAGGTRGTTEAAVAGVRTALLDDLDVSTAVRIAVEAGGDAARQLIRTLALH, encoded by the coding sequence ATGGCCGGACCGACGGGTCACGCGGTGTGGGAGTCGAGCAGCGGGACGAGGTCGCCCGAGACGCTGAGGCTGGCCGGCGAGCCGCTGCCGCTCACCATCCCCGCCCGGATCTACGTCTGCGGGATCACCCCCTACGACGTGACGCATCTCGGTCACGCGTCGGCGTTCGTGTGGACCGACCTGATCCGGCAGGTCATCCGGATGACCGGGGTCGACACCGTCCTCACGCGCAACGTCACCGACGTCGACGACGTCCTGACCCGCGCGGCGGCCGAGCGGGGTCGCTCCTACGAGGAGTTCGGCCTGATCCAGGAGTACTGGTTCGACCGGGACATGGCCGCGCTCCACGTCAGGCCACCGACCCATGTGCCACACGCCCGCCACCACGTCGAGCACGTCGTGCGGCTGGCGTCGGCACTGCTGGCCACCGGCGCCGCGTACGAGCGCGACGGGCACGTGTTCTTCCACGGCGCCCACCTGCCCGGCGCGGCCGGCCTGACGGCGGAGCAGGCGTGGGCACTGTCGGCGGAGTACGGCGACCGCCCGGACGACCCGCTGCGGGACGACCCGTTCGACGCGCCCGTGTGGCAGCCGTCCGGCCCGGGCGATCCGGCGTGGCCGAGCCCGTGGGGCGCGGGCCGTCCGGGCTGGCACGCCGAGTGCGCGGCCATGGCACTCGCCACGCTCGGGGGTGTGGTGGACGTGCTCGCCGGTGGCGCCGACCTGGCCTTCCCGCACCACGCCTACCAGGTGGCGATGGCCCAGGCCGCCACGGGCGTCCCGCGGTTCGCCCGGCGGCAGGTCCACGTGGGCATCGTCGGCGTCGGCGGCGCCAAGATGGCCAAGTCCACCGGCAACCTCGTGCTGGTGAACGACCTCCTGCAGAGTGCGCCGGGCGCGGCCGTGCGCCTCATGCTGCTGGACCGGCGGTGGAACCAGGCATGGGAGTACCGGCCGGGCGCGCTCCGGGATGCGACGAGACTGCTCGAGGAGCTGTACGTCGCCGGCGGCACCCGGGGCACGACCGAGGCGGCGGTGGCGGGCGTGCGGACCGCGCTCCTCGACGATCTGGACGTCTCCACGGCCGTGCGGATCGCGGTCGAGGCGGGCGGGGACGCTGCACGGCAGCTCATCCGCACCCTCGCTCTCCACTAG